The Lates calcarifer isolate ASB-BC8 unplaced genomic scaffold, TLL_Latcal_v3 _unitig_1631_quiver_445, whole genome shotgun sequence genome contains a region encoding:
- the LOC108889746 gene encoding LOW QUALITY PROTEIN: DDB1- and CUL4-associated factor 1-like (The sequence of the model RefSeq protein was modified relative to this genomic sequence to represent the inferred CDS: deleted 1 base in 1 codon), translated as MSSSEEQPLEAVTAAVSAALSAAVSAAMAVAMAVDAKADLAALLDEWEEAQRGTTEQLLSILTKISELIERETGEYHKADPDPFDDRHPGRADPDCMLGQLLKMLFMNDDFTNALLDTYIMTSRDLSLNTAACRLLQNIVPGLETAVVFQEKEGLVEKLFSWAREAERPLCIYATGLLARAMSNQEVATSYREENAQLVPIMIRRLHELQTEDAKNHFSPTNTPQNLPQDSQVEATKTSSISADQRDKAEGEDVGEETDKRDRDGESSRPVSKTSTKPLSLLGSARTNGGSSSSGGSSSTRLLPDFVYQASPDPEDRQGQGGGGGGKRRAVKENGRKAKQKLNFTSSSSRTDEEVERTDASEQPTNSSSWSEMSSMVIGSDYRLSPLSPAMEQRLILQYLTPLGDYQELLAVFMQLDTRSLLMNYIDLRQTKNVQLTFDALLYLASLLLHKKFAAEFIAHGGVQKLLEIPRPSMAATGVSLCLYYLAYNQDAMERVCMLPDGVLSDMVSYALWLLESSHASGVCHATMFFSISFSFRAVLQLFDHQDGLRRLVNLISTLEILNTENEVSIMSDDQVFSSRQTAKHTCMALRRYFEAHLAVKAEQVKQSLHTSDEGTIVPQQPFYKAYTYTREQIIEMMEFLIECGPPQLHWEPVEVFYKLSCVPLMLQLISTACDWRTYYGRSDTVRYALDILAILTVVPKVQLVLADTVDVLDESRSPVSTVGMSIILGVAEGEVFVNDAEIQKSALQVIINCVCAPDQSLNTVGAFAVTPLRPSLHSQQPPTPHNRVLAHMWQVVQNNNGIKVLLSLLSVKMPITDADLIRALSCKALVGLSRSSAIRQIISKLPLFTSSHIQQLMKEPVLQDKRSEHVRFCRYAAELTERVSGKPLLMGTDVSLARLQKANVVAQSRITFSEKELLMLIRNHLVAKGLHDTANTLVKEANLSVASLCPNSSSCITPPPSSSVIPRTCRLAGGIAARVAGHVGSSPVSSAASVSSSSPSSSRALVTHHPSGTSSSTSALPTPPPPHGQGSHLVGRILFTRERPVANCNSGKKLRALKQKSDHGAFIQTPAMKKQLERHLPSPPTLDSIITEYLREQHARCPNPVTTCPPFSLFTPHRCPEPKQRRQASPNFTARLGSRVLYPKYGGVDRGCLDRHLIFSRFRPMSVFHEGDGDESGFTCCAFSARERFLMLGTCNGHLKFYNVFSGEEEANYTCHTSAITHLEPSRDGKLLLTSASWSVPLSALWSMDGVFSVKNSFVDDHYVEFSKLSQDRVIGTKDQVAHIYDIQTGQKTLTLNDPALANNYKRNCATFNPTDDLVLNDGVLWDVRASRAIHKFDKFNMNISGVFHPNGLEVIINTEIWDLRTFHLLHTVPALDQCRVVFNSNATIMYGAMLQADDEDDAMDQQMKSPFGSSFRTFDATDYKPIATVDVKRNIFDLCTDTKDCYLAVIENQDTVSLDTVCRLYEVGRQKLAEEGDDDDQDEDQDDDDSSDSDDDDDDDDDDMDTDPLIEELANNDDPENEDRADSPTDEEIARLLGSNSDDDNNGDNDDDESDDSDNSYRSDDGSDSFDPENPYYPEPSDDEDARLLESLHDRWFS; from the exons AATATCTGAGCTGATTGAACGAGAGACAGGAGAGTATCACAAAGCAGACCCTGATCCGTTTGACGACCGTCATCCAG GACGGGCGGACCCAGACTGCATGCTGGGACAGCTCCTGAAGATGCTCTTTATGAACGATGACTTCACTAATGCA cTGTTGGACACATACATAATGACCAGCAGAGACCTGAGCCTCAACACAGCCGCATGTCGTCTGCTTCAGAACATCGTGCCGGGCCTGGAGACTGCTGTCGTCTTCCAGGAGAAG GAAGGTCTGGTTGAGAAGTTGTTCAGCTGGGCTCGTGAAGCTGAGCGACCGCTGTGCATCTACGCCACAGGGCTGCTGGCCAGAGCCATGAGCAACCAGGAAGTAGCAACCAGCTACAGAGAGGAGAACGCTCAACTG GTGCCGATCATGATTCGGCGCCTGCACGAGCTGCAAACTGAAGATGCCAAGAATCACTTCAGTCCCACCAACACCCCCCAGAATCTACCTCAGGACTCTCAGGTTGAAGCCACCAAAACCTCAAGCATCTCAGCAGACCAGCGAGACAAGGCAGAGGGGGAGGATGtgggagaggagacagacaaaagagacagagacggagagagcAGCAGGCCAGTGTCGAAGACCAGTACCAAACCTTTGTCCCTGCTCGGATCAGCCAGGACAAATGGCGGCAGTAGCAGCAGCGGTGGATCCAGCTCCACCCGACTGCTTCCAGACTTTGTGTACCAAGCGAGCCCGGACCCAGAGGACAGGCAggggcagggaggaggaggaggagggaaaagacGGGCGGTGAAAGAGAACGGGAGGAAGGCTAAGCAGAAGCTCAACTTTACCTCGTCCTCCTCCAGGACTGacgaggaggtggagaggactGATGCCAGCGAGCAGCCGAccaacagcagctcctggtCTGAGATGAGCTCGATGGTGATTGGCTCCGACTACCGCCTCTCACCGCTGAGCCCGGCCATGGAGCAGAGGCTCATCCTGCAGTATCTGACGCCGCTCGGAGATTACCAGGAG TTGCTTGCTGTGTTCATGCAGCTGGACACCCGGTCATTACTGATGAACTACATAGACCTCAGACAGACCAAGAATGTCCAGCTCACCTTTGATGCACTCCTG tATCTCGCCTCACTGCTCCTCCATAAAAAGTTTGCGGCAGAGTTCATTGCTCACGGAGGAGTGCAGAAACTTCTGGAGATCCCGAGGCCGTCTATGGCAGCAACTggagtttctctctgtttgtactATCTGGCATACAACCAAGATGCCATGGAGAGG gtgtgCATGCTCCCGGATGGCGTGCTGTCAGACATGGTGTCCTACGCTCTGTGGCTGTTGGAGTCGTCCCACGCCTCAGGCGTCTGCCATGCCACCATGTTcttctccatttctttctccttcagGGCGGTGCTGCAGCTCTTCGACCACCAGGACGGCCTGCGCAGGCTTGTCAACTTG ATCAGTACTCTGGAGATCCTTAACACAGAGAATGAGGTGTCCATAATGAGCGATGACCAGGTCTTCTCCAGCCGACAGACGGCCAAACATACCTGCATGGCCCTGCGCAG GTACTTTGAGGCTCACCTGGCAGTAAAGGCTGAACAGGTGAAGCAGTCCCTGCACACATCAGATGAAGGTACCATTGTTCCCCAGCAGCCGTTTTACAAG GCATATACGTACACCAGAGAACAGATTATTGAGATGATGGAGTTTCTCATCGAGTGTGgtcctcctcagctccactgGGAACCAGTGGAGGTTTTCTACAAGTTGTCCTGTGTTCCTTTAATGCTGCAGCTCATCTCTACAGCCTGTGACTGGAGGACCTACTACGGCAG GAGTGACACAGTACGTTACGCCCTCGACATCCTGGCCATCCTGACCGTGGTTCCTAAAGTCCAGCTGGTGCTTGCAGACACTGTAGATGTTCTGGATGAAAGCAGGTCACCTGTTTCCACTGTGG gtaTGAGCATCATCCTGGGTGTCGCAGAGGGCGAGGTGTTTGTCAACGATGCTGAAATCCAAAAGTCTGCGCTACAG GTGATAATAAACTGTGTGTGCGCCCCAGACCAGAGCCTGAACACTGTGGGTGCTTTTGCTGTCACCCCCCTCAGGCCGTCCCTCCACTCCCAGCAGCCTCCCACCCCCCACAACAGGGTGCTGGCCCACATGTGGCAAGTAGTGCAGAACAACAACGGTATAAAG GTGCTTCTGTCACTGCTGTCGGTGAAGATGCCCATCACAGACGCAGACCTGATCCGTGCTCTGTCCTGCAAGGCGCTGGTTGGACTCTCTCGCAGCTCAGCGATCAGACAAATCATCAGCAAACTGCCACTGTTCACCAGCAGCCACATCCAACAG CTGATGAAGGAGCCAGTGCTGCAGGACAAACGCAGTGAGCACGTCCGTTTCTGCCGCTATGCCGCCGAGCTGACCGAGCGAGTGTCTGGCAAGCCTCTCCTCATGGGTACCGACGTCTCATTGGCTCGTCTGCAGAAAGCCAATGTGGTCGCCCAGTCACGGATCACCTTTTCTGAGAAGGAACTCCTCATGCTGATCAGGAACCACCTTGTGGCTAAGGGGCTCCATGACACGGCGAACACGCTTGTTAAAGAAGCAAATTTATCTGTAGCATCTCTCTGTCCGAACTCTTCCTCCTGcatcacccctcctccctcctcctccgtGATTCCCAGGACTTGCCGGTTAGCA GGTGGGATTGCGGCGCGTGTTGCCGGCCATGTTGGATCCTCTCCTGTGTCCTCAGCTGCCTccgtttcctcctcctctccgtctTCCTCTCGAGCCCTTGTCACTCATCACCCATCAGGCACCTCTTCATCTACCTCTGCTCTTCctactcctccacctcctcatgGACAGGGCTCACATCTGGTTGGCCGGATATTGTTCACGCGGGAACGCCCAGTGGCCAATTGCAACTCAGGAAAAAAACTCAGGGCCCTGAAACAGAAGTCTGACCATGGCGCTTTCATACAG ACTCCAGCCATGAAGAAGCAGCTGGAGCGCCACCTTCCCTCCCCCCCGACCCTCGACAGCATCATCACAGAGTATCTGAGGGAACAACACGCGCGCTGCCCCAACCCTGTCACCACCTGCCCCCCTTTCTCCCTTTTCACCCCCCACCGCTGCCCCGAGCCCAAGCAGAGACGGCAGGCATCGCCCAACTTCACTGCCCGCCTGGGGAGCAGGGTGCTGTACCCGAAATATGGAGGTGTGGACAGAGGGTGTCTGGATAGACATCTGATATTTAGCAG GTTTCGTCCGATGTCAGTCTTCCACGAAGGCGACGGAGACGAGAGCGGTTTCACCTGTTGTGCCTTCTCAGCCCGCGAGCGTTTCCTGATGCTGGGAACCTGCAACGGTCACCTCAAATTCTACAATGTCTtctctggagaggaggaggccaaCTACACCTGCCACACATCAGCCATCACACACCTCGAACCCTCCAGG GATGGGAAATTGCTGCTTACCTCTGCCTCCTGGAGCGTGCCCCTGTCGGCCCTCTGGAGTATGGACGGCGTCTTCAGCGTGaa AAACTCATTTGTAGATGACCACTACGTTGAGTTCAGTAAACTCTCTCAGGACCGAGTCATCGGCACCAAGGACCAAGTTGCACAT ATCTACGATATCCAGACGGGTCAGAAGACTCTGACCCTGAACGACCCCGCTCTGGCCAATAACTACAAGAGGAACTGTGCCACCTTCAATCCCACCGACGACCTGGTGCTAAATGACGGGGTGCTGTGGGATGTGCGGGCGTCAAGGGCCATCCATAAGTTCGACAAGTTCAACATGAACATCAGTGGAGTTTTCCATCCCAACGGCCTGGAGGTCATCATCAACACTGAGATC TGGGACCTGAGGACCTTTCACCTCCTGCACACTGTCCCCGCCCTGGACCAGTGCAGGGTGGTCTTCAACAGCAACGCCACCATTATGTACGGAG CAATGCTGCAagctgatgatgaggatgatgccATGGACCAGCAGATGAAGAGTCCCTTTGGTTCGTCCTTCAGAACCTTCGATGCCACCGACTACAAGCCCATTG CCACGGTGGACGTAAAGAGGAACATCTTTGACCTGTGCACTGACACCAAGGACTGCTACCTGGCTGTCATTGAG AACCAGGACACAGTGAGCCTGGACACCGTGTGTCGTCTGTATGAGGTGGGACGACAGAAACTGGCTGAGGAGGGAGACGATGACGATCAG GATGAAGAccaggatgatgatgattcttCAGACTcagatgacgatgatgatgatgatgacgatgatatGGACACAGACCCGCTCATAGAGGAACTGGCCAATAATGACGACCCAGAAAACGAGGACCGAGCCGACTCTCCCACAGACGAAGAG ATTGCTCGTCTCCTTGGCAGCAACAGTGACGACGACAACAACGGCGACAACGATGATGATGAATCGGACGACTCGGACAATTCGTACAGAAGTGATGACGGATCTGATTCATTTGACCCTGAAAACCCTT ACTACCCAGAGCCATCGGATGATGAGGACGCCCGGCTGCTTGAGTCCCTCCATGACCGATGGTTCTCCTGA